One part of the Acuticoccus sediminis genome encodes these proteins:
- a CDS encoding alpha/beta fold hydrolase: MAEHGPYRAAPQRPQVHDVIPDDAPHGLEAIRDAVAHGPGRLLSEWRRRGLPRGGWVGAAAVYGGAALLGAYIFQSRTRSKAETERPPLGRFLDVDDATLHYVDIGSGPPVVLIHSGDATLEDWFISGIAGRLLPNHRLILVDRPGYGYSTRSRSVNWAPERQGRAVAQLLHRLGVRKPTLVAHGTGALPAIAIALQHPAFARALVLIGPVVFPSDGSRGIAARIPGLPVVGPLANATALPSVARAALPARIDAAFEPQPVPPGFMEAFPAGLVTRPRQLEATAQDNAGLDEATVRFSRHYKRLALPLTIVAGSGDGIADPDRQARRLAITAPGARLVVLPAMGHMVHHTAPDRVAAAIIDTAAVKADSTRSTPRGATAPRGDRTPGDVRTEGDERANMTAPPRPEAASTDAAPEPAAASRPDDAGPPAPKTTATRRAGTATPAKRSSTARATGGAKRSPSSKRPPTKRGSPKKTP; the protein is encoded by the coding sequence ATGGCCGAGCATGGACCGTACAGGGCTGCACCGCAGCGCCCCCAGGTGCACGACGTGATACCGGACGACGCGCCGCACGGCCTCGAGGCCATCCGCGACGCGGTCGCCCACGGCCCCGGCCGGCTCCTCTCGGAGTGGCGCCGGCGCGGCCTTCCGCGCGGCGGCTGGGTCGGCGCGGCCGCGGTCTACGGCGGCGCGGCGCTCCTCGGCGCGTACATCTTCCAGTCCCGCACGCGCAGCAAGGCGGAGACGGAGCGCCCGCCGCTCGGCCGCTTCCTCGACGTCGACGACGCCACTCTCCACTACGTCGACATCGGCTCCGGTCCGCCCGTGGTCCTCATCCACAGCGGCGATGCGACCCTCGAGGACTGGTTCATCTCCGGGATCGCCGGGCGGCTCCTGCCGAACCACCGGCTGATCCTCGTCGATCGGCCCGGCTACGGCTATTCCACCCGTTCGCGCTCGGTGAACTGGGCGCCGGAGCGGCAGGGACGGGCCGTCGCCCAGCTTCTTCACCGCCTCGGCGTGCGCAAGCCGACGCTGGTCGCGCACGGCACCGGCGCGCTGCCCGCCATCGCGATCGCGCTGCAGCACCCGGCCTTCGCCCGCGCGCTGGTCCTGATCGGCCCCGTCGTCTTCCCGAGCGACGGCTCGCGCGGCATCGCGGCGCGGATCCCGGGGCTCCCCGTCGTCGGCCCGCTCGCCAACGCGACGGCGCTGCCTTCGGTGGCGCGGGCGGCCCTCCCGGCGCGGATCGACGCCGCGTTCGAGCCCCAGCCCGTGCCGCCCGGCTTCATGGAGGCTTTCCCGGCCGGCCTGGTGACGCGCCCGCGGCAACTCGAGGCGACGGCGCAGGACAACGCCGGTCTGGACGAGGCCACCGTGCGCTTCTCGCGCCACTACAAGCGCCTCGCCCTCCCCCTCACGATCGTCGCCGGCAGCGGCGACGGCATCGCCGATCCGGACCGTCAGGCGCGCCGTCTCGCCATCACCGCGCCCGGCGCGCGGCTCGTCGTCCTGCCGGCAATGGGGCACATGGTGCACCACACCGCCCCCGACCGCGTCGCCGCCGCGATCATCGACACGGCTGCCGTGAAGGCCGATAGTACCCGCTCCACCCCACGGGGCGCCACGGCGCCGCGTGGCGACCGAACGCCGGGCGATGTCCGGACCGAAGGCGACGAGCGTGCGAACATGACGGCCCCGCCCCGCCCCGAAGCGGCCTCCACCGACGCCGCGCCGGAACCGGCAGCGGCGAGCCGCCCGGACGATGCCGGGCCGCCCGCCCCGAAGACGACGGCGACGCGCCGCGCCGGCACCGCGACCCCCGCCAAGCGCTCCTCGACGGCACGCGCGACCGGCGGCGCCAAGCGTTCCCCCTCCAGCAAGCGGCCGCCCACCAAGCGCGGTTCACCGAAGAAGACCCCTTGA
- a CDS encoding DUF1294 domain-containing protein — translation MITLILAWLAIINLAGFVVFWSDKRAAIGGRRRVPERALYSFAALGATPAILLGASLIRHKTRKQPFRSIVITIAVLQFAAIVSWFTLQ, via the coding sequence TTGATCACACTCATCCTCGCGTGGCTCGCCATCATCAACCTGGCGGGCTTCGTCGTGTTCTGGAGCGACAAGCGTGCGGCCATCGGCGGCCGCCGCCGGGTGCCGGAACGCGCGCTCTACAGCTTCGCCGCCCTCGGCGCGACGCCGGCCATCCTCCTCGGCGCCAGCCTCATCCGCCACAAGACGCGCAAGCAGCCGTTCCGGTCGATCGTCATCACCATCGCGGTGCTGCAGTTCGCCGCGATCGTCTCCTGGTTCACCCTGCAATAG
- a CDS encoding sugar kinase gives MEALFIGHAYIDITFLADTLPTGDDKTIADDYAVAFGGNATTAAFCAAKLGLKCDLLCQQADDWLARMFLDMASRYKVSVHGRKVAESSLSFIMPNDGKRAIVRCRDANFLHPYPTLNLDGIRGLHIDGHMHDAALHYARACREKGVLTSLDGGSARPGTDELLNYIDVAAISERMCDQMHLNPLAMLDYLRSHGVKTGAVTLGERGLVYYENGGEAKTMPALPVPHSAVVDTSGAGDVFHGAYFYSALERPGLSWADHFDFGRAASAFAVQHLGNEESLPSLADIDAMRTAFPVAA, from the coding sequence ATGGAGGCCCTTTTCATCGGCCACGCATACATCGACATCACGTTCCTGGCCGATACCCTGCCGACCGGCGACGACAAGACCATCGCCGACGACTACGCCGTCGCCTTCGGCGGCAACGCCACGACGGCGGCCTTCTGCGCGGCCAAGCTGGGGCTGAAGTGCGATCTCCTCTGCCAGCAGGCGGACGACTGGCTGGCGCGCATGTTCCTGGACATGGCCTCGCGCTACAAGGTCTCGGTGCACGGGCGCAAGGTCGCCGAGTCCTCGCTGTCGTTCATCATGCCGAACGACGGCAAGCGCGCCATCGTGCGCTGCCGCGACGCCAACTTCCTGCACCCCTATCCGACCCTCAACCTCGACGGGATCCGCGGCCTCCATATCGACGGGCACATGCACGACGCGGCGCTGCACTACGCCAGGGCGTGCCGGGAGAAGGGCGTCCTCACCTCGCTCGACGGCGGGTCGGCGCGGCCGGGGACGGACGAGCTCCTCAACTATATCGACGTCGCCGCGATCTCGGAGCGGATGTGCGACCAGATGCACCTCAATCCGCTCGCCATGCTCGACTACCTGCGCTCGCACGGGGTGAAGACCGGCGCGGTGACGCTCGGCGAGCGCGGCCTCGTCTACTACGAGAACGGCGGCGAGGCGAAGACCATGCCGGCGCTGCCGGTGCCGCATTCGGCGGTGGTCGACACCTCCGGCGCCGGCGACGTCTTCCACGGCGCCTACTTCTACTCGGCGCTGGAGCGGCCGGGCCTCAGCTGGGCCGACCACTTCGATTTCGGCCGCGCCGCCTCGGCCTTCGCCGTCCAGCACCTCGGCAACGAGGAGTCGCTGCCGAGTCTCGCCGACATCGACGCGATGCGCACCGCCTTCCCCGTCGCCGCCTGA
- a CDS encoding glycosyltransferase family 32 protein, giving the protein MSIFKWGRRDRGADRPSAEGAGAPTPATGRAAAEPWPATRDERAEEPRTWHRPKGEAAATDNPDGGAAEAGSDDAGRAGAKRRKANRPNARRAGAKRAGPKRAAAERGEAGRASAGDTPAGGARSGRDAEGGPRGKGKKRKRKGAGRAESPASRWANTDAARQYTMGLAALDAKGLPDITRLDWAAHFAAGSETPRRVVQFWDRSPPDEIRRLFDQVELICRKTGYEHVVYDLEGARARIAAMADPVWLKHFDDAFHPSMQADIFRVLELYHHGGTYVDADMTLVRPIPYAPPTVPLFAQWVSETRQNVANWFLSSPPNHPAFAAILQRIGENLATAKREADGSFVKSNLLKLTGPAIVARAVEDYLGQHRGEPVAAVMPVKWCHSFVAPARAFTHAPQYKREGLHWRREATS; this is encoded by the coding sequence GTGAGTATCTTCAAATGGGGCCGGCGGGACCGCGGTGCGGATCGCCCGTCGGCGGAAGGGGCCGGAGCCCCGACCCCGGCGACGGGCCGGGCGGCAGCTGAGCCGTGGCCCGCCACGCGCGACGAACGCGCCGAAGAACCCAGGACCTGGCACCGGCCGAAAGGCGAGGCGGCGGCGACGGACAATCCTGACGGCGGTGCCGCGGAGGCCGGGTCCGACGACGCCGGACGTGCCGGCGCCAAGCGCCGCAAGGCCAACCGTCCCAACGCGAGGCGCGCCGGGGCCAAACGTGCCGGGCCCAAGCGGGCCGCGGCCGAGCGCGGCGAGGCCGGGCGGGCCTCGGCGGGCGACACACCGGCCGGCGGCGCGAGATCCGGGCGGGACGCGGAGGGCGGGCCGCGCGGCAAGGGCAAGAAGCGCAAGCGGAAGGGCGCCGGCAGGGCGGAGAGCCCGGCCTCGCGCTGGGCCAACACCGACGCCGCGCGCCAGTACACGATGGGCCTCGCCGCGCTCGACGCGAAGGGGCTGCCTGACATCACCCGCCTCGACTGGGCGGCGCACTTCGCCGCCGGGTCGGAGACGCCGCGCCGCGTCGTGCAGTTCTGGGACAGGTCGCCGCCGGACGAGATCCGCCGTCTCTTCGACCAGGTGGAGCTGATCTGCCGGAAGACGGGCTACGAGCACGTCGTCTACGATCTCGAGGGCGCACGGGCGCGGATCGCGGCGATGGCCGATCCGGTCTGGCTGAAGCACTTCGACGACGCGTTCCACCCGTCGATGCAGGCCGACATCTTCCGCGTCCTTGAACTCTACCACCACGGCGGAACCTACGTGGACGCGGACATGACGCTGGTGCGCCCGATTCCCTACGCGCCGCCGACGGTGCCGCTGTTCGCGCAGTGGGTGAGCGAGACGCGCCAGAACGTCGCCAACTGGTTCCTGTCGTCTCCGCCGAACCACCCGGCGTTCGCGGCCATCCTGCAGCGGATCGGCGAGAACCTTGCCACCGCGAAGCGCGAGGCGGACGGCTCGTTCGTGAAGTCGAATCTCTTGAAGCTCACCGGTCCGGCGATCGTGGCGCGCGCGGTGGAGGACTATCTCGGCCAGCACCGGGGCGAGCCCGTGGCGGCGGTGATGCCGGTGAAGTGGTGCCACAGCTTCGTCGCGCCGGCCCGCGCCTTCACCCACGCGCCGCAATACAAGCGCGAGGGGCTGCACTGGCGCCGCGAGGCGACGTCGTAG
- a CDS encoding flavin reductase family protein translates to MYYESELPSALKFDPFKAIVAPRPIGWIGTLNADGVPNLGPYSFFNAISTRPNLVAFSSEGYKHSTANAQNWREFTFSLVTHTLRHQMNATSAHLEDGANEFEVAGLEMGQSRIVKAPFVKASPAAFECKVVDSFELKGVDGESAGSFLTIGQVVAVHIDDAYIVDGRFDAERAQSIARCGYRNYATASTLWELERPDGPVVPV, encoded by the coding sequence ATGTACTACGAGTCCGAGCTGCCGAGCGCGCTCAAGTTCGACCCCTTCAAGGCCATCGTCGCCCCGCGGCCCATCGGCTGGATCGGCACCCTCAACGCGGACGGCGTCCCCAACCTCGGCCCCTACTCGTTCTTCAACGCGATCTCGACCCGGCCCAACCTCGTCGCCTTCTCCAGCGAGGGCTACAAGCACTCCACCGCCAACGCCCAGAACTGGCGCGAATTCACCTTCAGCCTCGTCACCCACACCCTGCGGCATCAGATGAACGCGACCTCCGCGCACCTGGAGGACGGCGCCAACGAGTTCGAGGTCGCCGGCCTCGAGATGGGCCAGTCGCGGATCGTGAAGGCGCCGTTCGTGAAGGCGAGCCCGGCGGCCTTCGAGTGCAAGGTGGTGGACAGCTTCGAGCTGAAGGGGGTCGACGGCGAATCGGCCGGCAGCTTCCTCACCATCGGCCAGGTGGTCGCGGTGCACATCGACGACGCCTACATCGTCGACGGCCGGTTCGACGCCGAGCGCGCCCAGAGCATCGCCCGCTGCGGCTACCGCAACTACGCGACCGCCTCGACCCTGTGGGAGCTGGAGCGGCCCGACGGTCCCGTCGTCCCGGTCTGA
- a CDS encoding MFS transporter: MLRPNVTALIIASALFMENLDSTIISTALPTISADIGSDPIRLKLALTAYLLSLATFIPISGWAADRFGARLVFRCAIAIFVVGSVMCSASSSLAEFVVARIVQGAGGAMMTPVGRLVLLRATEKSKLLDAMAWFTTPALLGPMMGPPVGGFIATYFDWRWIFWINVPVGIIGITLVTLFIEEVRAEERPPLDVVGFVLSGVGLSGLVFGLSVLGQGMLPLPIALGMVAVGLVSGGLYLWHARRVVHPLLDLDLFRTPTFFTATVGGSLFRIGVGSIPFLLPLTLQLGLGMTAFASGSLVFLSAAGALLMKMSAKPIVARFGFRTTLIVNGVIASGCIAAMASFVSQPGPIAMASILLVGGFFRSLQFTCINALAYADVSSQRMSRATSLSSVAQQVSLALGVAVGAFVVEIQRASRGGHEILASDFVPAFLTVAAIAVSGLVLYLHLPRDAGAEVSGATVRATRTPVASA, from the coding sequence GTGCTTCGCCCCAATGTCACCGCGCTCATCATCGCCTCGGCCCTGTTCATGGAGAACCTCGACTCCACGATCATCTCGACGGCCCTCCCGACGATCTCGGCAGACATCGGCTCCGACCCCATCCGCCTGAAGCTCGCCCTCACCGCCTACCTCCTCAGCCTCGCCACCTTCATCCCGATCTCGGGGTGGGCGGCGGACCGGTTCGGCGCGCGCCTCGTCTTCCGCTGCGCCATCGCGATCTTCGTCGTCGGCTCGGTGATGTGCTCGGCGTCCAGCTCGCTGGCCGAATTCGTGGTCGCGCGCATCGTCCAGGGCGCGGGGGGCGCGATGATGACGCCGGTCGGCCGCCTCGTCCTCCTGCGCGCGACGGAGAAGTCGAAGCTCCTCGACGCGATGGCCTGGTTCACGACGCCCGCCCTCCTCGGCCCGATGATGGGCCCGCCGGTGGGCGGCTTCATCGCAACCTACTTCGACTGGCGCTGGATCTTCTGGATCAACGTCCCCGTCGGCATCATCGGCATCACCCTCGTCACCCTCTTCATCGAGGAGGTGCGGGCCGAGGAGCGGCCGCCGCTCGACGTCGTCGGCTTCGTCCTGTCCGGCGTCGGCCTCTCGGGCCTCGTCTTCGGTCTCTCGGTGCTCGGCCAGGGGATGCTGCCGCTGCCGATCGCGCTCGGCATGGTGGCGGTCGGGCTCGTCTCGGGCGGGCTCTATCTCTGGCACGCGCGGCGCGTCGTGCACCCGCTGCTCGATCTCGACCTCTTCCGCACGCCGACCTTCTTCACCGCCACGGTGGGCGGATCGCTGTTCCGCATCGGCGTCGGCTCGATCCCGTTCCTGCTGCCGCTGACGCTGCAGCTCGGGCTCGGCATGACGGCGTTCGCGTCGGGTAGCCTGGTCTTCCTCAGCGCCGCGGGTGCGCTCCTCATGAAGATGAGCGCCAAGCCGATCGTCGCGCGGTTCGGCTTCCGCACCACGCTGATCGTCAACGGCGTCATCGCCTCCGGGTGCATCGCGGCGATGGCGAGCTTCGTCAGCCAGCCGGGGCCCATCGCCATGGCGTCGATCCTGCTGGTCGGCGGCTTCTTCCGCTCGCTGCAGTTCACCTGCATCAACGCCCTCGCCTACGCCGACGTCTCCTCGCAGCGCATGAGCCGGGCGACCAGCCTGTCGAGCGTCGCGCAGCAGGTGTCGCTGGCGCTCGGCGTCGCGGTCGGCGCGTTCGTGGTGGAGATCCAGCGCGCCTCGCGCGGCGGGCACGAGATCCTCGCGAGCGACTTCGTGCCGGCCTTCCTGACCGTGGCGGCGATCGCCGTCTCGGGTCTCGTCCTCTACCTGCACCTGCCGCGCGACGCGGGCGCCGAGGTCAGCGGCGCGACCGTCCGGGCCACGCGCACCCCGGTCGCCAGCGCCTGA
- the pqqE gene encoding pyrroloquinoline quinone biosynthesis protein PqqE translates to MAMLAEVTHRCPLKCPYCSNPLELVRRNEELSTEEWIDVFRQAAEMGVLHLHLSGGEPAARRDLEELTAAASTLDLYTNLITSGVGLTAERVAALVERGLDHVQLSIQGADAAQANRIGGYRSGHETKLRVAEWIRAEGVPLTVNAVVHRQNLDDLPEIIALAERLGAKRLEVANTQYHGWAYVNRAALMPTREQALRASRIVDDARTRLAGAMVIDYVPPDYLGRYPKPCMGGWARFGLNVTPNGRVLPCHAAETIPTLRFETVRERPLAAIWADGPAFTAFRGTDWMPEPCRGCERKEVDWGGCRCQAFAFTGDAANTDPACSRSPLHDEMRRVAEADAAMPRDAAFTPRAFA, encoded by the coding sequence ATGGCGATGCTCGCCGAGGTGACGCACCGCTGTCCGCTGAAGTGCCCCTACTGTTCCAACCCGCTGGAGCTGGTGCGCCGCAACGAGGAGCTCTCGACCGAGGAGTGGATCGACGTCTTTCGCCAGGCGGCGGAGATGGGCGTCCTGCACCTCCACCTCTCCGGCGGCGAGCCGGCCGCGCGGCGCGACCTCGAGGAGCTGACCGCCGCCGCCTCCACCCTCGACCTCTACACCAACCTCATCACCTCCGGCGTCGGGCTGACGGCGGAGCGCGTCGCGGCGCTGGTGGAGCGCGGGCTCGACCACGTCCAGCTCTCGATCCAGGGCGCGGACGCGGCGCAGGCGAACCGCATCGGCGGCTACCGCTCCGGACACGAGACGAAGCTGCGCGTCGCCGAATGGATCCGCGCCGAGGGCGTCCCGCTCACGGTGAACGCGGTCGTGCACCGGCAGAACCTCGACGACCTGCCGGAGATCATCGCCCTGGCCGAGCGGCTCGGCGCCAAGCGCCTCGAGGTAGCCAACACGCAGTATCACGGCTGGGCCTACGTCAACCGCGCGGCGCTGATGCCGACGCGCGAGCAGGCGCTTCGCGCGTCGCGGATCGTCGACGATGCGCGTACCCGCCTCGCCGGCGCGATGGTGATCGACTACGTGCCGCCCGACTATCTCGGCCGCTACCCCAAGCCGTGCATGGGCGGGTGGGCGCGCTTCGGGCTCAACGTGACGCCGAACGGGCGCGTCCTGCCGTGTCATGCGGCCGAGACGATCCCGACGCTCCGCTTCGAGACCGTGCGGGAGCGTCCGCTCGCCGCGATCTGGGCGGACGGGCCGGCCTTCACCGCCTTCCGGGGAACCGACTGGATGCCCGAGCCGTGCCGAGGCTGCGAGCGCAAGGAGGTCGACTGGGGCGGGTGTCGCTGCCAGGCCTTCGCCTTCACCGGCGACGCGGCGAACACCGACCCGGCCTGCTCCCGCTCGCCGCTGCACGACGAGATGCGGCGGGTCGCCGAGGCCGACGCCGCGATGCCCCGCGACGCCGCGTTCACGCCGCGGGCCTTCGCCTGA
- the pqqB gene encoding pyrroloquinoline quinone biosynthesis protein PqqB, with product MHALVVGAAAGGGLPQWNCAAPNSASFWRGEPIHPPQTQSSLAVSADGERWLLINASPDLRSQILALPQLQPRVGGPGLDGAGLRNSPIAAVLLTNGDLDHISGLLTLRERQPFTIYATESILDVLAANPVFDALGRDIVPRRPITLGDRFEALPGLTVSVYPVPGKVPLFMETGTVVTDLVGEQTVGVAVSDDRATLHYIPGCAAVPEELRRRVDGADALLFDGTLFVDDEMIRAGVGAKTGKRMGHMSVSGADGSIAAWKDVAVGRRVFVHLNNTNPLWRDGPERKEAEAAGWQIGHDGMELIL from the coding sequence ATGCACGCTCTTGTCGTCGGTGCCGCCGCTGGCGGTGGCCTGCCGCAATGGAACTGCGCCGCACCCAATAGCGCGAGCTTCTGGCGCGGCGAGCCGATCCATCCGCCCCAGACACAATCCTCACTCGCCGTCAGCGCTGACGGCGAGCGATGGCTGCTGATCAACGCCTCGCCGGACCTGCGCTCGCAGATCCTCGCCCTGCCGCAGCTTCAGCCGCGGGTCGGCGGACCCGGCCTCGACGGCGCCGGGCTGCGCAACAGCCCGATCGCCGCCGTCCTCCTCACCAACGGCGACCTCGACCACATCTCGGGCCTGCTCACCCTGCGCGAGCGCCAGCCGTTCACGATCTACGCCACCGAGAGCATCCTCGACGTCCTCGCCGCGAACCCTGTGTTCGACGCGCTCGGCCGCGACATCGTCCCGCGACGGCCGATCACCCTCGGTGACAGGTTCGAGGCGCTGCCCGGCCTCACCGTCTCCGTCTATCCCGTGCCCGGCAAGGTTCCGCTCTTCATGGAGACCGGGACCGTCGTCACCGACCTCGTCGGCGAGCAGACCGTGGGCGTCGCCGTGTCCGACGACCGTGCGACGCTGCACTACATTCCCGGCTGCGCCGCCGTGCCGGAGGAGCTGCGCCGCCGTGTCGACGGCGCGGACGCGCTCCTCTTCGACGGCACGCTCTTCGTCGACGACGAGATGATCAGGGCGGGCGTCGGCGCCAAGACCGGCAAGCGCATGGGGCACATGTCCGTCTCCGGCGCGGACGGCTCCATCGCCGCGTGGAAGGACGTCGCGGTCGGGCGGCGGGTCTTCGTCCACCTCAACAACACGAACCCGCTCTGGCGCGACGGGCCGGAGCGCAAGGAAGCGGAGGCCGCGGGCTGGCAGATCGGCCACGACGGCATGGAGCTCATATTATGA
- the pqqA gene encoding pyrroloquinoline quinone precursor peptide PqqA, producing the protein MAWTAPKIKEITCGMEVTRYLPADDDRQESL; encoded by the coding sequence ATGGCTTGGACTGCTCCGAAGATCAAAGAGATCACCTGCGGGATGGAAGTCACCCGCTATCTCCCCGCCGACGACGATCGCCAAGAGTCGCTGTAA
- a CDS encoding response regulator transcription factor gives MTIMPTTELTPAHATFSSALIVEDHPLFCDALAMTLQAACGITVVATADRLDQAVALIDNGVDADIIVLDLQLPDIEGLEGLARLKARAPRTPVLIVSSVTDARVIASAIRMGAVGYVPKHSPRDIFRQAFDAIGRGEPYFPEEPLLLAQTAAHKADGIAAKLSSLTRQQGRILDLMCEGKLNKQIAYDLSIAETTVKAHVTAIMRKLGVQNRTQAVLLAREAGHALHLHEGPDKA, from the coding sequence ATGACCATCATGCCTACGACTGAGCTGACGCCCGCACACGCCACATTCTCCTCGGCGCTCATCGTCGAGGACCATCCGTTGTTCTGCGACGCGCTCGCGATGACGCTGCAGGCCGCATGCGGGATCACCGTCGTCGCGACCGCCGACCGACTCGACCAGGCCGTCGCCCTGATCGACAACGGCGTCGACGCCGACATCATCGTCCTCGACCTCCAGCTGCCTGATATCGAAGGTCTCGAAGGCCTCGCGCGGCTGAAGGCCCGCGCCCCGCGGACGCCGGTCCTCATCGTCTCGTCGGTGACGGACGCGCGGGTGATCGCCTCGGCGATCAGGATGGGCGCGGTGGGCTACGTGCCGAAGCACAGCCCGCGCGACATCTTCCGCCAGGCGTTCGACGCGATCGGCCGCGGCGAGCCCTACTTTCCGGAGGAGCCCCTCCTCCTCGCCCAGACCGCCGCGCACAAGGCCGACGGGATCGCCGCCAAGCTGTCCAGTCTGACGCGCCAGCAGGGCCGGATCCTCGACCTGATGTGCGAGGGCAAGCTGAACAAGCAGATCGCCTACGACCTGTCGATCGCCGAGACCACGGTGAAGGCGCACGTCACCGCGATCATGCGCAAGCTCGGCGTGCAGAACCGAACCCAGGCCGTCCTCCTCGCCCGTGAGGCGGGACACGCGCTCCACTTGCATGAAGGGCCGGACAAAGCTTAG
- a CDS encoding FIST N-terminal domain-containing protein: protein MDAAIGPSIRERSVRRAHISCDVPDPVACLRSRLGQGPFALVALFVSPRSDFERVVHDAKAAFGAAEVIACTTAGEIADGGYTEGTIVAVGFPSTDFAAKVVVVPDLSDFAHHSLVDQITTTRAELAREFPMFGEEFGFLMVDGLSRMEDQLTATLAMGLGATPIFGGSAGDGANFRKTLVSASGRTLRNAAVVALVRTCCRVKVFKTDHLRPTDTRMVVTEADPERRLVREINAEPAAREYARILGLDPEQLTTFTFAAHPVVVRMGGQHYVRAIQKVTDTGELIFFCAIDEGLVLTLADAKPMVEHLAGALDALAVHGRPAVILAADCILRRKEAEEKQLTGAISALLSSHSVVGFSTYGEQVNGLHVNQTLTGVAIYPPAAP, encoded by the coding sequence GTGGACGCGGCCATTGGTCCGTCGATCAGGGAACGGTCTGTCCGCCGGGCGCACATCTCGTGCGATGTCCCGGACCCGGTGGCTTGTCTGCGAAGCCGGCTCGGGCAGGGTCCGTTTGCACTGGTCGCGCTATTTGTCTCTCCGCGATCCGACTTCGAGCGGGTCGTCCACGACGCCAAGGCGGCCTTCGGGGCCGCGGAGGTGATCGCGTGCACAACCGCCGGCGAGATCGCCGACGGCGGCTACACCGAAGGCACCATCGTCGCCGTCGGCTTTCCGAGCACCGACTTCGCGGCCAAGGTCGTCGTCGTGCCGGACCTTTCGGACTTCGCGCACCACAGCCTGGTCGACCAGATCACCACCACGCGCGCCGAGCTCGCCCGCGAGTTCCCCATGTTCGGCGAGGAGTTCGGCTTCCTGATGGTCGACGGCCTGTCGCGCATGGAGGACCAGCTCACCGCCACCCTCGCCATGGGCCTCGGCGCGACGCCGATCTTCGGCGGCTCGGCCGGCGACGGGGCGAACTTCCGCAAGACGCTGGTCTCCGCCTCCGGGCGCACGCTGCGCAACGCCGCCGTCGTCGCGCTGGTGCGCACATGCTGCCGCGTGAAGGTCTTCAAGACCGACCATCTCCGCCCCACCGACACGCGGATGGTCGTCACCGAGGCCGACCCCGAGCGCCGCCTCGTGCGCGAGATCAACGCCGAGCCGGCGGCGCGAGAGTACGCCCGGATCCTCGGCCTCGACCCGGAGCAGCTCACAACCTTCACGTTTGCGGCGCATCCAGTGGTTGTCCGGATGGGCGGGCAGCACTATGTCCGCGCCATACAGAAGGTCACCGACACGGGCGAACTGATCTTCTTCTGCGCCATCGACGAGGGCCTCGTGCTGACACTGGCCGACGCGAAACCGATGGTCGAACACCTCGCCGGCGCGCTGGACGCTCTGGCGGTCCACGGCCGGCCGGCCGTGATTCTGGCGGCGGACTGCATCCTGCGCCGCAAGGAGGCGGAGGAGAAGCAGCTCACCGGCGCCATCTCCGCCCTGCTCTCCTCGCACAGCGTCGTCGGCTTCTCGACCTACGGGGAGCAGGTCAACGGGCTGCACGTCAATCAGACCCTGACCGGGGTCGCGATCTACCCGCCGGCCGCGCCATGA